The following proteins come from a genomic window of Bactrocera tryoni isolate S06 chromosome 1, CSIRO_BtryS06_freeze2, whole genome shotgun sequence:
- the LOC120782287 gene encoding uncharacterized protein LOC120782287 isoform X2 — MKLSFCHSRGKRFTHERGRRKRRKMLKYLQPILIGFLIMKFIIFPLVLKTLTALTTSSFVMSKIALAIAGLLVLKWLLTGSGDGGGYDGGAKERTHLEIVHLPFPLTKAYHRGNVGGGGAPFGGWDDLASSGSSSVFAIKHGSKPHKYIPVSNVKQMAHVVAAAAVADAADNGEGFYRNTRPVFDAKPFL, encoded by the exons CTGTCATTCTGTCACTCCCGCGGAAAAAGGTTCACGCACG AACGTGGCAGACGCAAACGCAGGAAAATGTTGAAGTACCTACAGCCGATACTGATTGGTTTCTTAATAATGAAGTTCATCATTTTTCCGCTCGTTTTAAAAACACTAACAGCGCTCACCACATCCTCATTTGTGATGAGTAAAATTGCGTTGGCAATCGCCGGACTACTTGTGCTTAAATGGCTGCTCACGGGTTCCGGTGATGGCGGTGGCTACGATGGCGGCGCCAAAGAGCGGACACATTTGGAAATTGTTCATTTACCGTTTCCATTAACGAAAGCGTATCACAGGGGTAATGTGGGCGGAGGGGGTGCTCCGTTCGGCGGGTGGGATGATTTAGCTTCAAGTGGCAGCAGCAGTGTGTTTGCTATAAAACATGGCAGCAAGCCGCACAAGTATATACCAGTGAGCAATGTGAAGCAAATGGCACATGTAGTGGCCGCAGCAGCCGTGGCAGATGCAGCAGATAATGGCGAAGGCTTTTATCGAAACACACGTCCAGTATTCGACGCCAAGCCGttcttgtaa